From the Candidatus Krumholzibacteriota bacterium genome, one window contains:
- the ftsA gene encoding cell division protein FtsA, with the protein MEIDFIVGIDIGSVRTRVLIAEITESGGAKIVGAAGRPSAGVEKGRITDEEKAAKVLSRCIIEAERMAGVNVEGACLSFTSAGIRSFSSQGVLNLDMGRQISDREIQHVTKNAEKIPLPSDRYVLHMLEQGFNVDENKNIKDPFGLEASRLEKNIHVVTAVKSEAESLGRIIKSNNIEIIDMIFSPFAAANSVLKEYDKVEGAFVIDIGGETTTYVLYHGGVVRSSGVIPVGGFNISNDLAIGLGIPIEKAEEIKLENCDASLSPSDSHRSDKFEILVGGDSFTIGMDKIAEIVRPRCEELFTLVKNDVELDPCFKKIKGNILLTGGGSKLKGIESAAENVFGYRVLKGYIPDITGLSELVADQSWNVSLGLLQRGSEILEENYEEKKSRRNYFNLVIDSLKKVGNPFYKEEV; encoded by the coding sequence CAGGCCCTCCGCTGGTGTCGAAAAGGGTAGGATTACCGATGAAGAGAAGGCGGCAAAGGTACTGTCGAGATGCATAATTGAAGCTGAAAGGATGGCGGGGGTCAATGTCGAAGGAGCTTGTTTGTCTTTCACAAGCGCTGGAATAAGGAGTTTCAGCAGTCAAGGTGTTCTTAATCTCGATATGGGAAGACAGATCTCTGATAGAGAAATTCAGCATGTAACGAAAAACGCGGAGAAAATCCCGCTCCCTTCCGACAGATACGTTCTTCATATGTTAGAACAGGGTTTTAATGTTGATGAAAACAAAAATATCAAAGATCCGTTTGGTTTGGAGGCTTCGCGGCTTGAAAAAAACATCCATGTAGTTACAGCAGTTAAATCTGAGGCGGAAAGTCTCGGAAGAATAATAAAAAGCAACAATATAGAAATTATCGATATGATCTTCAGTCCATTTGCCGCGGCAAATTCAGTTCTTAAGGAATATGACAAGGTTGAAGGAGCATTTGTAATCGATATAGGGGGTGAAACCACAACGTACGTTCTTTATCACGGAGGTGTTGTTAGAAGCAGCGGTGTAATTCCGGTAGGCGGATTTAATATTTCAAACGATCTAGCGATAGGGCTTGGGATTCCTATAGAAAAGGCGGAGGAAATTAAGTTAGAAAATTGTGACGCGAGCCTGTCACCTTCAGACTCCCATAGATCGGACAAGTTTGAAATATTAGTTGGCGGTGATTCATTTACTATCGGAATGGATAAGATCGCGGAGATTGTAAGACCCAGATGCGAAGAATTATTCACTCTGGTTAAAAATGACGTAGAACTTGATCCCTGCTTTAAAAAAATAAAAGGAAACATTTTATTAACCGGAGGAGGAAGCAAACTAAAGGGGATTGAAAGTGCTGCCGAAAATGTTTTTGGTTATAGGGTACTTAAAGGTTACATACCTGATATTACAGGGTTGAGTGAGCTTGTAGCCGATCAGAGTTGGAATGTTAGTCTGGGTTTGCTTCAGCGCGGGAGTGAGATATTAGAGGAAAACTATGAAGAGAAGAAAAGCAGAAGGAATTACTTTAACTTGGTGATTGACAGTTTAAAAAAGGTCGGTAACCCTTTTTACAAAGAGGAGGTCTAA
- the ftsZ gene encoding cell division protein FtsZ has translation MRFEFDEGSELAKIKVIGVGGAGGNAVNRMVDQGLKGVEFLVVNTDAQVLEYSKAHKKIQIGSNLTSGLGSGGKPEIGEKAIEEDADIVSEMLEDSDMVFVTAGMGGGTGTGASPAIARVAREKGALTVGIVTIPFSFEGKCRQKLALEGINKLKEELDTLIVIRNDKLLSLVSRETPLTEAFSTADAVLHHATKGISDLVTIPGLINLDFADVNTTMSKMGDALMGTGVGSGEERAVEAARLALNSPLLDDVSIKGARGVLVNITGDEKMSLHEVSQATAIISDEAGDEANVIFGAVVNDNLDGEIHVTVIATGFDSGRSIIKPTRIDSARLGIRNEPEVSVEKDLEDSEIDINEFASVGASSGEVDLDVPTFLRKHHD, from the coding sequence ATGAGGTTCGAATTCGATGAAGGTTCTGAACTGGCTAAGATTAAGGTTATTGGTGTAGGCGGCGCTGGAGGTAACGCGGTTAACCGTATGGTAGATCAAGGACTTAAGGGTGTTGAGTTTCTGGTTGTGAATACAGACGCTCAGGTTCTCGAGTATTCAAAAGCACATAAGAAAATTCAGATTGGAAGCAATTTGACTTCGGGGCTTGGATCCGGCGGAAAACCTGAAATAGGAGAAAAGGCAATAGAAGAAGATGCCGACATTGTAAGTGAAATGCTCGAAGATTCTGATATGGTTTTCGTTACAGCCGGAATGGGGGGTGGAACCGGTACGGGCGCGAGTCCGGCAATTGCCCGTGTTGCGCGTGAAAAAGGCGCTTTGACAGTTGGAATAGTAACCATACCTTTCTCGTTTGAGGGAAAGTGCCGCCAAAAACTGGCGTTGGAGGGAATTAACAAATTAAAGGAAGAACTTGATACTTTAATTGTCATAAGAAACGACAAGCTGTTATCGCTTGTTTCCCGGGAGACCCCCCTTACGGAAGCATTCTCCACTGCGGACGCGGTTCTTCACCACGCTACAAAAGGTATTTCCGATCTTGTGACGATTCCCGGATTAATAAACCTTGACTTTGCTGATGTGAATACTACAATGAGCAAAATGGGTGACGCGCTTATGGGTACGGGAGTTGGAAGCGGTGAAGAGAGAGCTGTAGAAGCTGCCAGATTGGCATTGAACAGCCCATTGCTCGATGACGTATCGATTAAAGGGGCAAGAGGAGTACTGGTAAATATTACTGGTGATGAGAAGATGTCGCTGCATGAAGTGTCACAGGCAACGGCAATTATCAGTGATGAGGCCGGAGATGAAGCGAATGTTATATTTGGTGCGGTGGTAAATGATAACCTTGACGGTGAAATACATGTTACGGTTATTGCAACAGGTTTTGACTCCGGCAGGTCTATCATAAAACCAACTCGAATTGATTCGGCCCGGCTTGGAATCAGAAATGAGCCCGAAGTGAGTGTTGAGAAGGACTTGGAAGATTCAGAGATTGACATTAATGAGTTTGCGAGTGTGGGAGCTTCCTCGGGAGAAGTTGACCTGGATGTCCCCACTTTTCTAAGAAAACATCATGATTAA
- a CDS encoding tetratricopeptide repeat protein, giving the protein MSFWGRIFGLGKNPEYEKGIKFYNEQKYEKAIEQLEKATDSIGRDDPTYALGMFYAAEAHVHIGTALYFSGDIEEALKHFEKAVGENPTYPDLYYRMGVINYRKGNKEKALRMLEKAIELNPAYFEAVCYLGIILYEDDRKEDADKQFKKALELSADRKTPVSKFLSDHLESCKTNIPSISSLKGIFDAGVEFNSMIKNGVEKFNMGKFDEAVESFEEIKEIHPDYADIRFKLALSYMKAGNYSRADAEFKEALKINQDYTEAQFYLGILLFDQKRFIEALPHFREAVSKTDNYTDMKSYLGATLLYLGRYEEAKSLLEEVVKDTPCYSQALYYYGLLLYSTGETSKAVDVLQKGMKEGEKTGSNNINLALIQIRTGDMEGAMVTLKNIIEAGFKSADVYYFVGEVYLRTGRVEEAEAYYRKALGVNNEYLRAREKLTYIMIKKENYEEAERIIGDNEKGYADIYKIMGDIQNYMKNYEKAENYYRKSLEVNSEYTDVLLSLAIVLRNKGESEKAQSFLKKLIEIQPDNLAARNLLGEGPLNIDKA; this is encoded by the coding sequence TTGTCTTTCTGGGGAAGGATATTCGGGTTGGGGAAAAATCCCGAATATGAAAAAGGGATAAAGTTCTATAATGAACAAAAGTATGAAAAGGCGATTGAACAGCTTGAGAAAGCGACAGACTCTATAGGGCGCGACGACCCAACCTATGCTCTGGGAATGTTCTACGCCGCGGAAGCGCATGTTCATATTGGTACAGCCTTGTACTTTTCCGGGGATATTGAAGAGGCCTTAAAACATTTTGAAAAGGCTGTAGGAGAAAATCCCACATACCCCGATCTTTATTACAGGATGGGTGTAATCAATTATCGTAAGGGTAATAAAGAAAAAGCGTTGAGAATGCTTGAAAAGGCAATTGAACTGAACCCAGCCTATTTTGAAGCTGTATGCTATCTTGGAATTATTCTCTACGAAGATGACCGGAAAGAAGACGCGGATAAACAGTTTAAAAAGGCTCTTGAGCTTTCAGCTGATAGAAAAACCCCTGTAAGCAAGTTCTTAAGTGATCACCTGGAGAGCTGCAAAACGAATATTCCTAGCATTTCGTCTCTGAAGGGTATCTTCGACGCCGGTGTTGAGTTCAATTCGATGATAAAAAATGGTGTGGAAAAATTTAATATGGGAAAATTCGATGAAGCCGTTGAAAGTTTTGAAGAAATAAAGGAAATACATCCTGATTACGCCGATATACGTTTTAAACTGGCTCTTTCGTATATGAAGGCCGGGAACTACAGCAGAGCCGACGCTGAGTTTAAAGAGGCATTGAAAATAAATCAGGATTATACTGAAGCTCAATTCTATTTGGGAATTCTGCTCTTCGATCAGAAAAGATTTATTGAAGCTCTTCCACACTTTAGAGAGGCCGTCAGCAAGACCGATAACTACACTGATATGAAGTCGTACCTCGGCGCCACATTGCTTTATCTTGGACGTTACGAAGAAGCGAAGAGTTTGCTGGAAGAGGTGGTAAAGGATACTCCCTGTTATTCACAGGCTCTTTATTATTACGGTCTCCTGCTTTATAGTACCGGCGAGACTTCCAAGGCGGTTGATGTTCTTCAAAAAGGGATGAAAGAGGGGGAAAAGACGGGGTCGAATAATATTAATCTAGCTCTAATTCAGATCCGCACCGGCGATATGGAGGGGGCGATGGTAACGTTGAAGAACATAATCGAAGCGGGGTTTAAAAGCGCTGATGTTTATTATTTCGTCGGTGAAGTTTATCTGAGAACGGGCAGAGTCGAAGAAGCGGAAGCTTATTACCGGAAAGCCCTTGGCGTAAATAACGAATATCTAAGAGCAAGAGAAAAACTGACATATATTATGATTAAAAAGGAAAATTACGAGGAAGCTGAAAGAATCATTGGTGATAATGAAAAGGGATACGCTGATATTTATAAGATTATGGGAGATATTCAGAATTACATGAAGAATTATGAAAAAGCGGAGAATTATTACAGAAAGAGTCTGGAAGTAAATTCAGAATATACCGATGTTCTGCTCTCTCTTGCTATTGTATTGAGGAATAAAGGCGAAAGTGAAAAAGCTCAATCATTTCTCAAGAAGCTCATTGAAATTCAGCCTGATAATCTGGCCGCGCGTAATCTTCTCGGAGAGGGCCCCTTGAATATTGATAAAGCATAA
- a CDS encoding radical SAM protein, with product MANNIFVGYPSSYRTGMSNLGFHFIFKELKSRRLMRVERFFTDTSPFTFESGLKISSSTALFITLSYEEDYLNLVRILIDSEIEPSRKKRRCRPIIILGGPAVSANPAPMSEVADIIAIGEGEEIINNIADFVDRYSEGGCEQIADKLKGVEGIFVSGQSTEGVKLAHPENIDRFPISAVLSSNTAFSDMLLMEISRGCPGNCCFCLASAIYSPLRTQKYESIMKVLLEIPEFVNKVGLVSTSVTSHPDFNRIVEELIKRGIKTSFSSLKAEDIDVDKAFMIGKAGTKSVALAPETGSEDIRYILGKKVPDEAYFNAARLLSLQGIRKFTLYLISGYPGESEKVIRETELFLKNFKKVIGKGSLSVHINVVVPKAQTPLQFYALPEKRNLEMRLKKLGEICEGITGNVRVKSIRGVFRQAVLSLGDEDVGKAVIKYGRGGISWKKALKNSNVAPEFIHDKNRLSEFLPWDNITGEPKRHYLLKRFKDLINLTS from the coding sequence ATGGCCAATAATATTTTTGTTGGTTATCCTTCTTCATACAGAACCGGCATGTCTAATCTCGGGTTTCATTTTATATTCAAGGAATTGAAGTCAAGACGCCTGATGAGAGTAGAGCGTTTCTTTACAGATACATCTCCCTTTACTTTTGAGTCGGGATTGAAGATTTCTTCATCCACCGCTCTCTTTATTACACTTTCTTATGAAGAAGACTATTTGAATCTTGTAAGGATATTAATAGATTCGGAAATAGAACCATCCAGAAAAAAAAGAAGATGCCGGCCAATTATTATTCTCGGAGGTCCGGCCGTAAGCGCCAACCCTGCTCCAATGTCCGAAGTAGCCGATATTATAGCTATTGGCGAGGGAGAAGAGATTATTAACAACATAGCTGACTTTGTGGATCGATATAGCGAAGGGGGGTGTGAGCAAATTGCCGATAAGCTCAAAGGTGTTGAAGGAATATTTGTTTCAGGGCAATCTACTGAAGGGGTAAAATTAGCTCATCCGGAGAATATTGACAGATTTCCGATATCGGCGGTTCTTTCAAGCAATACAGCATTTTCTGATATGCTCCTGATGGAGATAAGCAGAGGATGCCCGGGAAATTGTTGTTTCTGTCTTGCTTCGGCAATATACAGTCCGCTCAGGACTCAAAAGTATGAATCAATTATGAAAGTGCTCCTTGAGATCCCTGAATTTGTTAATAAAGTTGGTCTTGTAAGTACGTCGGTAACTTCGCATCCTGATTTCAATAGAATCGTCGAGGAGTTAATTAAGAGGGGGATTAAGACCTCCTTCAGTTCTCTGAAAGCTGAAGATATCGATGTGGATAAGGCCTTCATGATAGGAAAAGCCGGGACTAAAAGTGTTGCCCTGGCTCCTGAAACGGGCAGTGAAGATATAAGATATATTTTAGGCAAGAAAGTTCCGGATGAAGCCTATTTTAACGCCGCGAGACTTCTCAGTCTACAGGGTATCAGAAAGTTTACGCTTTATTTAATTTCGGGATATCCCGGTGAATCAGAAAAAGTTATAAGGGAAACGGAGCTGTTTTTAAAGAATTTCAAGAAAGTGATAGGCAAGGGAAGTCTGTCCGTACATATAAATGTTGTTGTTCCAAAGGCGCAGACACCTCTCCAGTTCTATGCTTTACCTGAAAAAAGGAATCTGGAAATGAGATTGAAAAAGCTGGGGGAAATTTGCGAAGGTATCACCGGGAATGTCAGAGTTAAATCAATAAGAGGTGTTTTCAGGCAGGCAGTCTTGTCCCTGGGGGATGAAGATGTAGGCAAGGCTGTAATTAAATACGGCAGGGGAGGGATATCATGGAAGAAGGCGCTTAAGAACAGTAATGTGGCTCCAGAATTTATACATGACAAAAACCGTCTCTCAGAATTTCTCCCATGGGATAATATCACAGGGGAGCCAAAACGGCATTATCTGCTGAAAAGATTCAAAGATCTGATAAATCTAACGAGTTGA
- the rpmB gene encoding 50S ribosomal protein L28 has product MSKKCAICGKKPIVGHNVSHSHNLNKRRFIPNLQKIKVEIDGKRQKTYVCTKCIKSGFAKKVI; this is encoded by the coding sequence ATGAGCAAAAAATGCGCGATATGCGGAAAAAAACCGATTGTTGGACATAATGTAAGTCACTCTCATAATCTCAATAAAAGAAGGTTCATCCCTAATCTACAGAAAATAAAAGTAGAAATTGATGGTAAACGCCAAAAAACTTACGTGTGTACCAAGTGTATTAAGAGCGGCTTCGCGAAGAAAGTTATCTGA
- the recG gene encoding ATP-dependent DNA helicase RecG has protein sequence MQSNPNNRNILKMSSQFIKGVGPSRQLLLKRLGIETVEDLLMHYPRGYYDRSNMTKICDMEVESEATFTGIVLVVSLRKLRGGRTILKVAVGDETGRIDLVFFNQPFLKKKFRQGRKIIVSGTVNLYKGVKQISAPDFEFYSDDLNGEFIHTSRIVPVYPLTSGISQRMMRIIIKAALAKAKGRIEENIPEPLRDSLKFVGREESLRQIHYPETFQHFDEAVRRLKFEEVFFIHLLLKMRRKKICENKPRPKISPPYGLLKKFLKSLPFRLTEAQKKVLHEIRADVESSGGMGRLLQGDVGSGKTIVGLASMIMAVDSGYQTALMVPTEILARQHYKKIKEYLKDLPINVRLLIGALKREEKERLYSELERGSIDIIIGTQALIQEGISFKQIGLAIIDEQHRFGVKQRASLGKKNELPHFLVMTATPIPRSLAQIVYGDLKLSVIDSFPFGRREVKTKLIKEEAKSECYSLARKLFREGRQAFIVYPVVEDTDRSDLKAATAEFERLQRDVFSDFPIGLLHGRMSYEEKSKAVDMFVKGEIAALITTTVIEVGVDIPNASLLIVNNPERFGLAQLHQLRGRIGREGKEGVCFLISGENIGENSLNRLKFFTETNDGFAVAEKDLQLRGPGEIWGFRQSGYPLFRLLNPISDNMIVKRSWEESDKLLETDPYLNKPENRVVEKYFRLYYKERMEIAEIG, from the coding sequence ATGCAAAGTAATCCAAATAACAGAAATATTCTTAAGATGAGCAGCCAATTTATCAAGGGCGTTGGTCCTTCAAGACAGTTGTTACTGAAGCGGTTAGGAATAGAAACGGTAGAAGATCTTCTTATGCATTATCCCCGCGGGTATTATGACAGAAGTAATATGACAAAAATATGTGACATGGAAGTTGAGAGTGAAGCAACTTTTACCGGTATTGTTCTGGTTGTCTCTCTAAGAAAATTGCGTGGCGGAAGAACTATTTTAAAGGTAGCAGTTGGGGATGAAACCGGACGAATAGACCTGGTTTTTTTCAATCAACCCTTTCTAAAGAAGAAATTCCGTCAGGGCAGAAAAATTATTGTCAGCGGAACGGTAAATCTATACAAAGGAGTAAAGCAGATTTCAGCCCCTGATTTTGAGTTTTATTCAGATGATCTTAACGGCGAATTTATACATACGAGCAGAATTGTTCCGGTATATCCGCTTACTTCTGGAATTTCCCAGAGAATGATGAGAATAATCATCAAAGCCGCTCTCGCGAAAGCAAAAGGAAGGATAGAAGAAAACATACCAGAGCCGCTGAGAGATTCTTTGAAATTTGTGGGACGGGAAGAGTCTTTACGGCAGATTCACTATCCTGAAACATTTCAACATTTTGACGAGGCGGTCCGAAGGTTGAAATTTGAGGAAGTCTTCTTTATTCATCTTTTATTGAAAATGAGGAGGAAGAAGATTTGTGAGAATAAACCCCGGCCTAAAATATCGCCTCCGTACGGTTTACTTAAGAAATTTCTTAAATCTCTTCCCTTCAGGCTTACAGAAGCTCAGAAGAAGGTTCTTCATGAAATAAGGGCCGATGTTGAAAGTAGCGGAGGGATGGGAAGACTGCTGCAGGGCGATGTTGGTTCAGGGAAGACGATAGTGGGGTTAGCTTCCATGATAATGGCTGTTGATAGCGGATATCAAACAGCGCTGATGGTGCCGACGGAAATATTGGCCCGCCAGCATTATAAAAAAATAAAGGAATATCTTAAAGATTTACCTATAAATGTGCGGCTTTTAATCGGTGCGTTAAAAAGGGAAGAAAAAGAAAGATTATACTCTGAACTGGAGCGAGGAAGTATTGATATTATTATAGGTACTCAGGCTTTGATACAGGAAGGCATATCTTTTAAACAGATTGGATTGGCTATTATAGATGAACAGCACAGATTTGGTGTTAAACAGAGAGCGAGTCTTGGCAAGAAAAATGAATTGCCCCACTTTCTTGTTATGACAGCAACACCAATTCCCCGTAGTCTCGCGCAGATAGTGTACGGGGACCTCAAATTATCTGTTATCGACAGTTTTCCTTTCGGCAGAAGAGAAGTTAAAACAAAACTCATTAAAGAGGAGGCTAAAAGCGAATGTTATTCCTTAGCGCGTAAATTATTCAGGGAAGGAAGGCAGGCTTTTATAGTATATCCAGTCGTGGAAGACACTGACAGAAGTGACTTGAAAGCGGCAACTGCTGAGTTCGAAAGACTCCAGAGGGATGTGTTTAGTGATTTTCCTATCGGTCTTCTTCACGGAAGGATGAGTTATGAGGAAAAATCGAAAGCGGTAGATATGTTTGTAAAGGGTGAAATAGCCGCACTGATAACAACTACTGTTATTGAAGTTGGTGTTGATATTCCAAACGCTTCATTGCTGATCGTAAACAACCCCGAAAGATTCGGACTTGCTCAGCTTCACCAGCTGAGGGGAAGAATAGGAAGAGAAGGAAAGGAAGGGGTTTGTTTTTTAATTTCAGGTGAAAATATTGGGGAGAACAGCTTGAATAGACTTAAGTTCTTCACTGAGACAAATGATGGATTCGCGGTGGCTGAGAAGGACCTTCAGCTCAGAGGACCGGGTGAAATATGGGGATTCAGGCAATCCGGATATCCGCTGTTTCGTTTGCTAAACCCAATCAGTGACAATATGATAGTAAAGCGATCGTGGGAAGAAAGTGACAAATTACTTGAGACTGATCCGTATCTGAATAAACCGGAAAACAGAGTTGTAGAGAAATATTTTCGATTGTACTATAAAGAACGAATGGAAATTGCTGAAATTGGATAA
- a CDS encoding HDIG domain-containing protein — protein MISREEALKLVEEHMTNRNLIKHVLAVEVIMRSLADKSDKDPDVWGLAGLLHDLDYESTKENPEKHGYNTLRLLEGLDISNEIKHAILAHVGHVEPECLMDHAIYCSDPVTGLIVASALMHPTKSLSGMDEEFVGRRFKEKRFAAGADREAIASCSELGIELHDFLHLSLKAMRGISDDLGL, from the coding sequence GTGATTTCGAGAGAAGAAGCACTGAAACTGGTTGAAGAACATATGACCAACAGGAATCTTATTAAACATGTTCTTGCGGTAGAGGTGATTATGAGGTCTCTGGCGGACAAATCTGACAAAGATCCGGATGTCTGGGGACTGGCAGGTTTGCTGCATGATCTGGACTATGAAAGTACGAAGGAAAACCCCGAAAAGCATGGATATAATACATTAAGATTACTTGAAGGGCTGGATATTTCAAATGAAATAAAACACGCTATATTAGCTCATGTGGGGCATGTTGAACCAGAATGCCTAATGGATCATGCTATATACTGCAGTGACCCTGTGACTGGCTTGATTGTTGCATCAGCATTAATGCATCCTACAAAGAGTCTTTCAGGAATGGATGAAGAGTTTGTGGGAAGACGCTTTAAAGAAAAAAGATTTGCCGCGGGAGCCGATCGTGAAGCAATCGCTAGTTGCAGTGAACTTGGAATTGAGTTGCATGATTTCCTGCATCTTTCGCTAAAAGCAATGAGAGGCATCTCAGATGATTTAGGATTGTAG
- a CDS encoding zinc-ribbon domain-containing protein: protein MIVACNECETKYSLPDENVPEKGIRVRCPKCNFVWKLKAVHSSIPDFDRSKGGFNAESSQTVNAEVWSDEIEDKGVSSGGEMESGSSFEEVDLEERAPSEERVDQQDTNEERNKKERVKRLARVFVSDILVYNQEKRDKALSEGNLMSALGPEIKKGWEGYKGKIGPGIAHSSDYFKDALNEILADGQKIF from the coding sequence ATGATTGTTGCATGCAATGAATGTGAGACGAAATACAGCCTTCCGGACGAGAATGTGCCCGAAAAGGGAATTCGCGTACGTTGTCCAAAATGTAATTTTGTGTGGAAGCTTAAAGCTGTCCATTCAAGCATACCGGATTTTGACAGGAGCAAGGGTGGTTTTAACGCCGAGTCTTCTCAAACGGTTAACGCCGAGGTCTGGAGTGATGAAATAGAGGATAAAGGGGTTTCATCCGGCGGGGAAATGGAAAGTGGATCTAGTTTCGAAGAGGTTGATCTCGAAGAGCGCGCCCCTTCCGAAGAGCGCGTTGATCAACAAGATACAAATGAAGAGAGGAATAAGAAAGAAAGGGTGAAAAGACTTGCCAGAGTTTTTGTAAGTGATATACTTGTCTATAATCAGGAAAAGAGAGACAAAGCACTTTCTGAAGGAAACCTGATGTCAGCTCTTGGACCTGAGATTAAAAAAGGCTGGGAGGGTTACAAGGGGAAAATTGGACCCGGAATAGCCCACTCAAGTGATTATTTTAAAGATGCCCTCAACGAAATTCTCGCGGATGGGCAGAAGATTTTCTAA
- a CDS encoding ATP-binding protein: protein MDKVLIIILNLNPELHLEFFRKMELPDNVEKNSYTTFPRFLKALQKVKRKSPRVILFLPQKRFNPSKLRQICLLLIDTPVHIVTDECDERTYLTYMSAGIKNIITPPFSESDYQYLVDVSDQDHLYFPRNRELIREGQIRLDFLIPSKLSRIVGVNRLVSFLTAEAGFAPEDCRVNLPMVMDEALSNAIIHGNSNKKELKVHIRIYISINRVIIQIEDQGVGFDQDKIEDPTGEGKIYNDSGRGLYIIKEIMDRVAFKNGGRVIEMEMSNKNAKK, encoded by the coding sequence GTGGATAAAGTTCTGATTATCATTCTAAACCTGAATCCGGAACTTCATTTAGAGTTTTTTAGAAAAATGGAATTACCGGATAATGTTGAAAAGAATTCCTATACTACTTTCCCTCGATTTCTAAAAGCCTTGCAGAAGGTTAAGAGAAAATCGCCCAGGGTTATTCTGTTCTTACCTCAAAAAAGGTTTAATCCCTCAAAACTTCGTCAGATTTGCCTTTTACTGATCGATACACCCGTGCATATTGTGACTGACGAGTGTGATGAAAGGACTTATCTTACATATATGTCCGCTGGCATTAAGAATATTATTACTCCTCCTTTCAGCGAGAGTGATTATCAGTATCTTGTCGATGTATCCGATCAGGACCACCTGTATTTTCCCCGTAATAGAGAGTTGATAAGGGAAGGTCAGATTCGTCTGGATTTTCTTATACCGAGCAAACTGTCGAGGATTGTCGGTGTAAACCGCCTTGTTTCATTTTTGACCGCCGAAGCTGGATTTGCCCCGGAAGATTGCAGGGTAAACCTTCCAATGGTCATGGACGAAGCCTTAAGCAACGCTATTATTCACGGTAATAGTAACAAGAAGGAACTCAAGGTGCACATACGGATTTATATAAGTATCAACCGTGTGATCATTCAGATAGAAGATCAGGGTGTGGGATTTGACCAGGACAAGATCGAGGATCCCACCGGTGAAGGAAAGATCTACAATGATTCCGGAAGGGGTTTATATATTATAAAGGAAATCATGGATCGTGTCGCTTTCAAGAATGGCGGACGGGTAATTGAGATGGAAATGAGCAACAAAAACGCCAAAAAGTAA
- a CDS encoding PPC domain-containing protein: MRRIILLFVGLIFLLGCEEESVQKIDPYATELGDENAGGYVVIRGENCYPIGLYIHIDHDTVPFGMISSDEPALLNLSPGTHHLSVKSNGGVIVFDDDENPISKVYMQWDKEIEAEADYAPLVPLDCDSAVLDSVPWEDDGYEENDRYSAAYDLTGDEGRKLDLIDGNGMQFDDDWYEIYVASGDTLVEVTCEFTHIRGDIDIELYDSLVNVVSSSNSSAPGSDNEFISWVVSSGGTYYIRVYGDDSGNEYNLLWNSLSP; encoded by the coding sequence ATGAGGCGGATTATATTACTATTTGTCGGATTAATTTTTCTTTTGGGATGTGAGGAAGAATCAGTACAGAAAATAGATCCTTATGCAACCGAGCTGGGAGATGAAAATGCCGGCGGCTACGTTGTGATTAGGGGAGAAAATTGTTATCCAATAGGATTATATATTCATATTGATCATGATACAGTTCCCTTTGGAATGATTTCCTCCGATGAACCCGCTTTATTGAACCTGTCTCCGGGAACGCACCATCTTTCAGTTAAAAGCAACGGCGGCGTTATAGTTTTTGATGATGACGAAAATCCTATTTCCAAAGTCTATATGCAATGGGACAAGGAGATTGAGGCTGAAGCTGATTACGCGCCCCTGGTACCGCTGGATTGTGACAGCGCTGTACTTGATTCAGTGCCTTGGGAAGATGACGGATATGAAGAGAATGACAGATACAGCGCCGCATATGATTTAACTGGGGATGAAGGCAGAAAGCTCGATTTGATCGATGGCAATGGAATGCAATTCGATGATGACTGGTACGAGATATATGTGGCTTCGGGTGATACTCTAGTTGAAGTTACTTGTGAATTTACCCATATTAGAGGGGATATAGATATAGAACTTTATGATTCTTTAGTTAATGTTGTTTCTTCTTCTAATTCCTCAGCACCGGGCTCAGACAATGAGTTCATAAGTTGGGTTGTTTCATCGGGCGGAACTTACTATATCAGGGTATATGGAGATGACTCTGGTAATGAGTATAACCTGTTGTGGAACAGTCTTTCTCCATAA